A stretch of the Vigna radiata var. radiata cultivar VC1973A chromosome 7, Vradiata_ver6, whole genome shotgun sequence genome encodes the following:
- the LOC106766399 gene encoding CASP-like protein 1C3, with amino-acid sequence MTKTKRLLTLFLRFLAIGATIAAVIVMVTSHDSTQVLNLTFTAKYSNVQAFKFFVIAEAIACGYSIILLFTCSKTSLWRLVLMMDVVIAMLLSSSVSAALAIAHVGKKGNTHAGWLPICGQVPKFCDHVTGALVAAFAAAIIYFLLIFSSLYSAQNTLFL; translated from the exons ATGACTAAGACCAAGAGACTTCTCACACTTTTCCTAAGGTTCCTTGCCATTGGAGCAACAATAGCAGCAGTGATTGTAATGGTGACAAGCCATGACTCTACTCAGGTCCTAAACCTGACCTTCACTGCCAAATATAGCAACGTCCAAGCATTCAA GTTCTTTGTGATAGCAGAAGCCATAGCATGTGGATACAGCATAATTCTCCTTTTCACATGTTCCAAAACTTCACTTTGGCGTTTGGTTCTGATGATGGATGTG GTTATAGCAATGCTACTCTCTTCAAGTGTGTCAGCAGCACTGGCAATAGCTCATGTGGGCAAGAAAGGCAACACTCATGCTGGTTGGTTACCCATTTGTGGACAAGTTCCTAAATTTTGCGACCATGTCACTGGAGCTCTTGTTGCTGCTTTCGCCGCAGCTATAATATACTTTCTGCTTATTTTTTCTTCGCTTTACTCTGCGCAGAACACCCTCTTCCTGTAA
- the LOC106767855 gene encoding pentatricopeptide repeat-containing protein At2g33760: MEGEKGGRKSAEYEAVVSAGRHLKRLQQAHAHLVVTGCYRSRALLTKLLTLSCAAGSIAYTRRLIRSVADPDSFLFNSLINASSKFGFSHDTILFYRRMLHSRIAPSSYTFTSVIKACADISHLRLGTLVHSHVFVFGYVSDSFVQAALVTFYAKSCKPRVARKVFDEMPQRNIVAWNSMISGYEQNGLAREAVEVFNKIRETKVEPDSATFVSVLSACSQLGSLHLGCWIHECIVESGITMDVFLATSLVNMFSRCGDVGKAREVFDSINEGNVVLWTAMISGYGMHGYGVEAMEVFRRMKARGVVPNSVTFVVVLSACAHAGLIDEGRAVFATMKQEYGVVPSVEHHVCMVDMLGRGGLLNEAYKYVKGLRPEELVPAVWTAMLGACKMHKNFDIGVEVAEHVINAEPENPGNYVLLSNMYALAGRMDRVASVRKVMIQRGLKKQVGYSTIDIDNRSYLFSMGDKFHPETNEIYRYLDELMWKCKVAGYAPVLELAMHEVEEEEREYALRYHSEKLAVAFGLMKTGNGVILRVVKNLRICEDCHSAFKFISVVTNREIIVRDKIRFHHFREGSCSCLDYW; this comes from the coding sequence ATGGAGGGAGAAAAAGGGGGAAGAAAATCTGCAGAATACGAAGCAGTGGTAAGTGCAGGCCGGCATCTTAAACGCCTCCAACAAGCACACGCTCACCTGGTGGTGACGGGCTGTTACCGGAGCCGCGCTCTGCTGACCAAGCTCCTCACCCTATCGTGCGCCGCGGGTTCCATCGCCTACACTCGCCGCCTCATCCGCTCGGTCGCCGACCCAGattcttttctcttcaattCCCTCATCAATGCCTCTTCAAAATTCGGTTTTTCTCACGATACCATTCTCTTCTACCGTCGCATGCTCCACTCTCGCATTGCCCCTTCTAGCTACACCTTCACCTCCGTCATCAAGGCCTGCGCCGATATCTCCCATCTCCGACTCGGCACGCTTGTTCATTcccatgtttttgtttttgggtaTGTTTCAGATTCCTTCGTCCAAGCAGCATTGGTCACGTTCTACGCGAAATCATGCAAACCTCGTGTTGCGCGGAAGGTGTTCGACGAAATGCCTCAGAGAAATATCGTTGCTTGGAACTCCATGATTTCGGGATACGAGCAGAACGGGCTTGCCCGTGAGGCTGTTGAGGTTTTTAACAAGATACGTGAGACCAAGGTCGAGCCTGATTCCGCGACATTCGTTTCGGTGTTATCCGCTTGCTCTCAACTGGGGTCGCTTCATCTGGGGTGTTGGATACACGAGTGCATTGTTGAGAGTGGGATTACAATGGACGTGTTTCTTGCTACCTCGTTGGTGAACATGTTTTCACGGTGTGGTGATGTCGGAAAAGCACGTGAGGTTTTCGATTCGATAAACGAGGGGAATGTTGTTTTGTGGACCGCTATGATATCAGGGTACGGGATGCATGGTTACGGTGTTGAGGCAATGGAGGTTTTTCGTCGAATGAAGGCACGTGGGGTGGTACCTAATAGTGTTacttttgttgttgtgttatCTGCATGTGCGCATGCAGGGTTAATAGATGAAGGTCGTGCAGTGTTTGCAACCATGAAGCAAGAGTATGGTGTGGTGCCAAGCGTGGAGCACCATGTCTGTATGGTTGATATGTTGGGGCGAGGTGGGTTGCTCAATGAAGCATACAAGTATGTGAAAGGACTTCGACCTGAGGAGCTTGTTCCCGCAGTGTGGACGGCGATGCTTGGAGCTTGCAAGATgcataagaattttgatattggTGTGGAGGTTGCTGAGCATGTCATAAATGCAGAGCCAGAGAATCCTGGCAATTATGTGTTGCTATCTAACATGTATGCGTTGGCTGGGAGGATGGATAGAGTGGCATCGGTTAGGAAGGTGATGATCCAAAGAGGCCTTAAGAAGCAAGTGGGTTACAGCACCATAGATATAGATAACAGGAGCTATCTTTTTAGCATGGGTGACAAGTTCCACCCTGAGACCAATGAAATTTATCGTTATTTGGATGAGTTGATGTGGAAGTGCAAGGTTGCAGGCTATGCACCTGTACTTGAGTTGGCGATGCAtgaggtggaagaagaagaaagggagtATGCCCTCAGATACCACAGTGAGAAGCTTGCAGTGGCCTTTGGGCTGATGAAAACTGGTAATGGAGTGATACTAAGGGTTGTCAAGAACCTTCGCATTTGTGAAGACTGTCATTCAGCATTTAAGTTCATCTCTGTTGTAACGAATAGAGAGATAATTGTTCGGGATAAGATTCGTTTCCATCATTTCAGAGAAGGCTCGTGTTCTTGTTTAGATTATTGGTGA
- the LOC106769048 gene encoding probable ubiquitin-conjugating enzyme E2 24 encodes MDPMISDSDWEISSDSNSSEDQEEMDFLYGGKAQSILSSLEETIGRIDDFLSFERAFVHGDVVCSLSDLSGQMGRVTSVDVFVDLENVKGKVIKNVNSRKLLRIRSISEGDYVIKGPWLGRVQRVVDKVTVLFDDGDKCDITALEREKILPLTGNFPEDSQYPYYPGQRVEVKSSNASKPTRWLCDTWKRNRDEGTVCAVQAGMVYVNWISSVLMSCNLSVSTPQCWQASENLTVLSCFSNANWHLGDWCMLSVVDQEEEAIQNPPISDLTMEQCVSREYKRNNFNSHIGELFIIGKIKTKVDVLWQNGENTLGLDPENLLPVNVINNHEFWPHQFVLEKGASDYPLKSRSQRWGVVQCMDAKERTVKVQWKTISISNPDNLTVEKLEETVSAYELVEHPDYSCFFGDIMFKAAQKQLGNQADKETEKSVTDLNAEAVPKNGNQIGYQDEFPDNYFMSCIGNVTGFKDGNVEVTWATGFTTKVAPYEILRIEKHEDSTVATTPYETNVEELTREMVEHESLSSDQKGKDLLNGDVSRENGEKNIGECSSFSFPRAAFELFSSIKASIFQTLSGALLSGAVSALPTFEKENEYDFVDKKDLETCDIFAEQHPMTQLQSTEDKSSYPEIIKTCEKNDLFPFSLDTNNPNQFKQFDVIENCPDHHFFDEGKGLSISQVKRGWVKKVQQEWSILERNLPETIYVRVFEERMDLMRAAIVGASGTPYQEGLFFFDICFPPEYPNEPPMVHYNSGGLRLNPNLYESGRICLSLLNTWTGTGTEVWNPGASTILQVLLSLQALVLNEKPYFNEAGYDQQIGRAEGEKNSVTYNENAFLVTTKSMMYVLRKPPKHFEALVEEHFRNRSQNILLACKACLEGASIGCVFGTGKSEHENLKGTSAGFKIMLAKLFPKLVEAFCDKGIDCSQFVNLQK; translated from the exons ATGGATCCTATGATTAGTGATTCAGACTGGGAGATTTCCAGTGATAGCAACAGCAGTGAGGATCAAGAGGAAATGGATTTTCTATATGGTGGAAAAGCTCAGAGTATATTATCAAGTTTAGAGGAAACCATTGGAAGGATTGATGATTTTCTTTCGTTCGAGAGAGCATTTGTTCATGGAGATGTGGTCTGCTCCTTGTCTGACCTGTCTGGACAAATGGGTAGGGTAACAAGTGTTGATGTGTTTGTGGATTTAGAAAATGTTAAaggaaaagtaataaaaaatgtaaactcGAGGAAGCTTTTGAGGATTCGGTCCATTTCAGAAGGTGATTATGTAATTAAGGGGCCATGGCTTGGTAGAGTTCAAAGGGTGGTAGACAAAGTCACTGTATTGTTTGATGATGGAGATAAATGTGATATCACTGCCttggaaagagagaaaattttaCCACTGACTGGTAATTTTCCTGAAGATTCACAGTATCCATACTATCCTGGGCAGAGAGTAGAGGTTAAGTCCTCCAATGCTTCTAAACCAACTAGATGGCTGTGTGATACTTGGAAGCGCAATCGTGATGAAGGCACTGTTTGTGCTGTGCAAGCAGGCATGGTGTACGTTAATTGGATTTCCTCTGTTCTTATGAGTTGCAATTTGAGTGTGAGCACTCCTCAATGCTGGCAAGCTTCTGAAAATTTGACTGTGCTATCTTGTTTTTCGAATGCAAACTGGCATCTTGGAGATTGGTGCATGCTTTCAGTTGTAGACCAAGAGGAAGAGGCTATACAGAATCCACCTATAAGTGATCTTACCATGGAGCAATGTGTGTCCAGAGAGTATAAGAGAAATAACTTTAACTCTCACATTGGTGAGTTGTTTATAATTGGGAAGATAAAGACCAAAGTTGATGTTTTGTGGCAAAATGGTGAAAATACTTTGGGATTGGATCCAGAGAATTTACTGCCTGTGAATGTTATAAACAATCATGAATTTTGGCCACACCAGTTTGTTCTGGAAAAAGGTGCTTCTGATTATCCTCTTAAAAGTAGAAGTCAAAGATGGGGTGTTGTCCAATGTATGGATGCAAAGGAGCGTACTGTAAAGGTACAATGGAAAACTATTTCCATATCCAACCCAGATAATTTGACTGTAGAAAAATTGGAGGAAACTGTGAGTGCGTATGAACTTGTAGAGCACCCAGATTACTCCTGCTTTTTTGGTGATATTATGTTCAAAGCGGCTCAAAAACAGCTTGGCAACCAAGCTGataaagaaacagaaaaatcagTGACAGACTTGAATGCAGAGGCTGTTCCCAAAAATGGGAACCAAATAGGTTATCAGGATGAGTTCCCTGATAATTATTTCATGTCCTGTATTGGCAATGTTACTGGTTTCAAAGATGGCAATGTGGAGGTGACATGGGCAACTGGTTTCACAACTAAG GTTGCACCATATGAAATTCTTCGAATTGAGAAACATGAAGATTCAACTGTAGCCACCACTCCTTATGAGACAAATGTTGAAGAGTTAACTCGGGAGATGGTTGAACATGAGAGTCTGTCTTCAGACCAGAAGGGAAAG GACCTATTAAATGGTGATGTTAGTAGAGAGAATGGTGAAAAGAATATTGGGGAATGTAGTTCTTTTTCCTTTCCTCGAGCTGCCTTTGAACTTTTCTCCAGCATTAAAGCCAGCATATTCCAAACACTAAGTGGAGCCTTACTCTCAGGAGCAGTTTCCGCGTTACCTacatttgaaaaagagaatgaatacGATTTTGTAGATAAGAAAGATTTGGAAACTTGTGATATCTTTGCTGAACAACATCCAATGACTCAGCTGCAATCTACTGAAGACAAAAGTTCATATCCTGAAATTATCAAGACTTGTGAGAAGAATGAtttgtttccattttctttAGACACCAACAATCCAAACCAGTTCAAGCAGTTCGATGTGATAGAAAATTGCCCTGATCACCATTTTTTTGATGAGGGAAAAGGGTTGTCTATATCACAG GTAAAAAGAGGTTGGGTGAAAAAGGTTCAGCAAGAATGGAGCATCCTCGAGAGAAATCTTCCTG AAACTATTTATGTTCGTGTTTTTGAAGAAAGAATGGATCTCATGAGAGCAGCTATTGTGGGTGCTTCGGGAACCCCTTATCAGGAGGGGTTGTTCTTTTTTGATATTTGCTTCCCTCCAGAGTATCCCAATGAACCACCC ATGGTGCACTACAATTCTGGAGGCCTCCGATTAAATCCTAATTTGTATGAGTCAGGAAGAATCTGTCTGAGTCTCCTTAACACTTGGACAGGCACTGGCACTGAAGTGTGGAACCCTGGAGCCTCCACAATTCTCCAAGTCCTTCTCTCTCTACAGGCACTTGTCCTTAATGAGAAGCCTTATTTCAACGAGGCTGGATATGACCAACAAATTGGCAGGGCTGAGGGAGAGAAAAACTCAGTCACTTACAATGAAAATGCTTTCCTTGTCACAACCAAATCGATGATGTATGTATTAAGAAAGCCACCAAAG CATTTTGAAGCACTGGTGGAAGAGCACTTCAGAAACCGCTCCCAAAATATACTTCTTGCTTGTAAGGCATGTCTTGAAGGAGCTTCCATTGGATGTGTTTTTGGTACTGGAAAATCTGAACATGAAAACCTGAAGGGAACTTCAGCAGGATTTAAAATTATGCTTGCTAAGCTCTTCCCCAAGCTTGTAGAGGCATTTTGTGATAAAGGAATTGATTGCAGTCAGTTTGTTAATTTACAAAAGTAA